The segment GTAATGTCTAAATTAATTAAAGTTGGATATATGGTTTTGACTTTTTAAATGAACAGATTGTAATAATCTTACTAgattatgaaacaaaatatcagaaaaaaaaaatcaaatgtagATAAGAAATTATTTACTACCATGAGTACATGAACTCTAAAATCCAGAGataaaaccaaaactaaaaaatatagcAGCAATAAACTGATTATAAGACCTGTAACAAGATGAAACTCAGATACAAGTTATCAAGCAAAATATAACAGTGGAGGTTATTACTTATTATCATAAAActcatgaagaagaagaattgtTTGCAAAGCACTCTTagagaaacatgagattctCAATCTGACCAGGGAAGATAGACATTGTCCTACGCTTCCAATCTTTATCCCAAAGTGGAAGCTCCTCATGTTCTGTAATTCCTTCAACGTCCACCTTTCTCACCCTCTTTTTCTTGGGATCAtaatacaaaacataaaacGCCGATTCCTGCAATTCCTTTGGTGCCAAAACAAACTCCCCtgcatcatcaccatcatcaacgGCACAAAACACTTGAAACTTTGTATTATATCCAGACAATCTCGGCAAATCGAAAAACGTAGAGGACCATACATTTTTCTCAGCATCCTCTAAAACCCATAATCCGATTTTACCGTACACAGTGTAGATAAGAGCAAGCTTCCCATAGTACCTCGTCATACTCGTAAACTTTCTCGCTCTTCCTTGCGGTACTCTGATAACATCAAACTTCTCAGACCGAACATCAAAGCTCATAACGCCACGGTCCTTACCAACGACACTCGTAGTAGTACCCGTCCCAAAACAAGCTCCGTAGTATAGAACCCCGTCTATACATATATGAAGAGACTCAGGAGAGTAGTGAGGAGGACAGTCTTCAACCGTCCTCTACGAACTCTCCTCTCCTAAGTAGCGGTTACAGAGGCTTCGTGTGGATTCTTGGTTTGAAGCgatgagaagaagaaacagtCTTGGCCATATCCTTTGTCACGTTTGAATGCGAAGATGAGAgtattactactactactacgaCGTTGTTGGTTTGAAGAAGACCAAAGTTTGTTGAATTCTTGGCGGCGGATGGTTGATGCCCAGAGCTTTGATACGCACGTGAgcctcgctagggttttgacagGGAACAGTTTGAGTATCTCCATTAAGAGATCGGAAGGAAACGGATCTGAGTTTGTTTCATCTGAAGTATTTTTCTGTTTTGACACAGTAAGTGGCGACGTTGGTGTTGCTTCAACGATTGCATCGCTGGTTTGGTCTACGTCTCTGTAGTTTGCAAGCTttgatctctctctttttcttttcatggCGGAGAGGGAGAGAAGAAACAAAGGGTGGTGTCTGTGTTGACTTTGTTGCAGAGTAGGGAGAAGAAGAGATCTAGGTGCGTTTGCGTTTTGATTACCGATCCCGCGTTATCAAACGCGTCagatcccttatatattacaagataagcattgtaataaatgcattcacattataatagacacgtggcagcttcacaatgatttgataataaatatactaatgcattcacactataatcataaatgtgttcacactacgtactttgtgattttttttaatataaaactcatatacatagttccaataaaactctagatttttcggttcgaataaaaatagataatgaatcaaaagctaaactatatatatattatttttattgtttacggataaaattgagcaaaatattcataaattttgattcgatttgttatccgttttgatttgaaccaaaaaatcttgatatttgaaactctacgaaacaaatcaaatactaaaatacaatatccaaaaaagaaacaaatcactaataccaatatttttaggaacatatatctaatttgatatgttatatgcatatatatacatatatgaaaagaattatatatatatgttatatatattatgctttatatcagttttacaatataaatttattatattaggtactagaattaaaaggttatataatgttttatttttgtaataaaatgttattattaaattatttttaaaattttattttatttacaatcaaatcgaatattctttaaaattctaaaacatttcggatatccgagtcaccgaatatctaggtggctaaaaaTCGAATCGACAAAAATGTTTCCAAATATCCAGATACTTGATATGTGTCCACCCCTATTTAcgaatgtaattttattttcttttgatgaaaaaatgaccaatgtcaaggtcttttttattttaaataaattttaattttatctttcatgtattattctaaacaaaaatatcatttaatattaattaacaatatctttatatatttttcaactatttttatatactttttacataaatatacatgtgcaccttgatgtgagcatcttataactaagtattcaccacagctgaagtatctaatttttttgaaagttgaaatattttttcttaatgtttctttcactattgaccaaattgtagttaaatgatttgtcttaataattttcttttctttttcttaaactattatctgtttaaaaactataatatgaaactattggttcgacatgacgactatctaaacttcataatataaaaataaacatataatattaattttaggtttttatccgaaaaaacctaaaaatcaaatgttttaaccgaataaactaaaatgattattaatttaaaataatagttatattttagaagattaaaaacaaaaaaacgtaaaacctaactaatatccagattaaacagatttattgccttttttattaaaaataacgaaactaataatcacatcccgcgcaaggcgcgggttattacctagtgtGTATTATTTAAAATTGGTTAAACATGCTGTCGTTTTAAAGATTTAGACGAGAAAAGAGTGGTGGGGTCTGAGGAAATAAAAACGGCGAACGGTTTTATTAAGAATAATCGAAATGAGGCTATAAAAAGTCGTCTCAGCAAAGAAGCAAAGTTGTTTGGTCTATGGTTTTAGATGGGAAAACATTCTCTGAGGTTGAAATAGACAATATAGTATATAGCCCCTTCTTGATCTGGCCAAGCTTCAACTGACTGTTGTTACTTGTAACGCAAGTCTCTAAGATGTTACACATTGCTTGTACAGATTTATGATTTTAACCGGGACTTGAGATATATTGGGATTGCACAATTCACAACAAGATACTTTGTCTTGAGGAACTGTTTGTCTAATGCCAAGTCTGATACTGTTTTTTTCTGCGTGGAACCCTCCTCCAGAATGGGGCCAGTGAGTTCCTTTACACATCTTTAgggacatatatatataatcatgatGTGTTAAAACGGTTATATACTTGTAACTAAGAAATGCTCTTGCCACACTACTGTATTCAGGCAAGTTCTTCTTTACCTTAATATATGTTCTAATGAGaactaatattattattatgaaaaaaaaactaatattatgAGACTACAAGAGTCAAGAAGCTTGAGGTTCTTGCAGAcacttaagtatatatatattaaattacatAAATCAAGTTCTCTTGTGTTTGCTTGACAGGTTGACATATATCCTCTAAAAATACATTTGACAGAAGCAATGTACACAATGATGTGGGAGTATATCTTCCCAGGAGAGGAGCAACATTCTCAGAGAAGAGAGGTTTgattttgtttgtctttttcttttcttactaGCTTTTGATGTATATCTTGTTGCTAAGCAGTTATGActcttgcttgcttgcttgtcTGCCAGGAAGTTTGGAAAGTGTCAACAACGGGAGGATCACGATGAGTCAGGAAAGGTTCATTAGCCCAAGAAGCAGCAGCTTTGCTCTCTTCATCTGATCTAGGCCACGTGAGTTTTTGGTATTCTTACATTCATATCATTGTCTTGTTATGTTTATCTGTATTTTTCTTGAAAATGCTTTCAGAGTTCAAAGAATCATAACTCAAAGTCAAGATCAATCCCGTAGTTCAGGGCCACAACTGAGAAGAACATCCTCTTTCGACAGAACATGGGAGGATCGGAGACCCGTGGCGGAATCTGTAGCTAATGAGCTTGTTCTACATTCCATGGAGCATCAAAGTGAATCCTCTAATAGTATTAGATTAAAGAGTAATTTTGGGCTTAGTGTGTGGTTGAGAAAATGATCCGGCGTCGATCTCTTAAGTATTTCGTTATTATTTGTCAAATCTTTTCTCACACACGTTTATTTGTTTCTGAAACCTCTTAACGAACTACCtaacaatataatattaattttttcattCGCACGTTTTCGGTGACACTAGAATTGGAAAACAACCAGTTAAGTCTCATGTTCCACAAAAGTTATTGCTCTCTGGCAACCAATTGTTTTGAATAATAAGCAACATAGTAAATATTTCGTGAGAAAATAACACAACCATACATCTTTATTGCTTAGTCCCTACATCTTTATTgcttagggcctgactggtttaaccgcagcggttgcggttgcggttgcgggagtttgcgcatgcgggtggttgcggtttctagcggttttaagagatttgtacgactggttctgcggttaaaaattggtgcgtttgcgggatacttatgactggttaactaccaagtgcaacagcggttaaataataaattaacaatatttacattttatacaattataaaaatatcaaaaataataatattataataaatataaaagttatatttagaaagttatagtttactttttttttaaatatagaaaatatttttattttaaagttttataatattaattaaaatttaatagatatattttagcatttttataattctaatttaatttttttattgaatatttttatttttgtatttatattgttttggaaaaaaagaaattttttttatcctcccgcaaccgcccgcaaccgcaaacgctagctggaaccagcttttgaatttatgaggttcggAGCGATTTGGAGCAGTTTGGAACGGTTTGGaacggtttgagcgattgttgcaaaacgccaacaaccgctaccaaccgcaaaagctgcgtttgcgggtggtaccgggaaaaccagtcatgcTCTTAGTCCATTTAGcatccccccccccctcccccccctcCAATATCCCAAAGGCCAATtgataaatgtatatatatatatgcagagTCTTGTGACTAAATAACCATCACAGCTGACACACAAATAATCATCACAATACAGTAGGGAAGATAAAACATGCCGACTACATTCACGATGGTCGGAGGTGAAGGTCCTAACAGTTACCAACAACATTCTACACATCaggtttatttattaaaaattattatacattTAACAATCATTTCTTTTGCGCTTAGATATTGATTGGAAAACATACATGGTTCATTAGGGAGCATTGCTTGAAGCTTCAAAGGAGAAGATCAACGAAGCCATCTCCACTAAGCTCGGCATTGATTTCACTTCAGGTCTCATTAGCATTGCAGATTTCGGTTGTTCCACTGGACCTAACACTTTCGCCGCCGTACAAACCGTAATAGATGCCGTGGAACACAAGTATCAAAAAGACATTGAGTTCCAAGTTTTCTTCAACGATTCTTCAAACAACGATTTCAACACTCTCTTCAGGACACTTCCTCCTGCTAGAAGATATTTTGCAACTGGAGTTCCAGGGTCTTTCTTTGGTCGTGTTCTTCCTAAGAACAGTTTCCATGTGGGAGTTGCTTCTTTCGCACTCCATTTCGTATCCAAGATTCCTAAGGGAGTTAGAGAGCGCCATTCTCCAGTGTGGAACAAGGACATACATTGCACTGGATTCTCGAAAGAGGTAGCAAACTTGTACCTTGATCAATACAAGATAGATGTGGGGAGTTTCTTGAACGCGAGAGCTCAAGAGCTCGTCTCCGGTGGATTGCTATTGTTTCTTGGACATTGTCTACCAAATGGGGTTCAAATGTCCGAAACGGTTAATGGAATGATGATTGATATCACTGGATTTGCTCTTAATGAAATTGCCAAGAAggttaaacaaattaaaacacaaaactttttttaaattaaaatattagtaCTAATCAATACTAACATATATGCGGTTTTTGTCTTCCATTAAAAGGGTCTTATTGATCAAGAAAAGCTCGACGCTTTCAAACTGCCTGTCTATCTTGCACATGCGGATGAGTTGAAGCGAATAATCGAGAACAACAAATGTTTCAGGACCGAAGTATTCGAAAAAATTAGTCATTCAAAGGAAGAATATCAGATAGACTCAGACTATTTAACGGTCGCATTTAAGGTCACAGTTGGAGGATCTGTCGCTTCTTACTTTGGCGAAGATGTAATGGAGAAAACCTATGAGATTGTGAAGGAGAAGACACAAGAACTACTTCCACAGATAGCCAACGCCAAACCCGGAATGCAATACCTCATTGTGCTTCGAAAAACCTGATTTCCTGATAACCGTAGATCTATGAGGTGAGATCATTCTGAGACAATGTTTTACTTTTACCATTACAATGATGTGTTTGTGTTCGTTATTCATGGTGTTGATTCTAATGtccaataaaatattaatatgaataACTATAAGTGATTAGATTGCATCCCAAgaaactttttatttataaaacctAATATCCTACACTTTATCAATCAAATTCTTTACAGTCAAAACTCATCTTATTTATTAACTGGTCAATATACGAGTCTGGGTAATTGTCATACTGCAGATAAATTGAAAGCTAGGATTAGGAGCCAGTGGTGGTGAAAACTTTGCCACGAAATggaattcaaaattttggtaggTGCATAGCCAAGGAAAATTCTTATCCAAGACACTTTctggatataatttttttggttttttcgaCCAATGCAGCTAAACCAATTTTCAATGGGAAATTGccttttatatacaaaaaaaatacaaattcacTATGTAGCCAAAAACACTATCTCTTTTCTCATTTTTCTTCATATTTCTCTAACTTTTCATTAAA is part of the Brassica rapa cultivar Chiifu-401-42 chromosome A09, CAAS_Brap_v3.01, whole genome shotgun sequence genome and harbors:
- the LOC103837883 gene encoding farnesoic acid carboxyl-O-methyltransferase, with translation MPTTFTMVGGEGPNSYQQHSTHQGALLEASKEKINEAISTKLGIDFTSGLISIADFGCSTGPNTFAAVQTVIDAVEHKYQKDIEFQVFFNDSSNNDFNTLFRTLPPARRYFATGVPGSFFGRVLPKNSFHVGVASFALHFVSKIPKGVRERHSPVWNKDIHCTGFSKEVANLYLDQYKIDVGSFLNARAQELVSGGLLLFLGHCLPNGVQMSETVNGMMIDITGFALNEIAKKGLIDQEKLDAFKLPVYLAHADELKRIIENNKCFRTEVFEKISHSKEEYQIDSDYLTVAFKVTVGGSVASYFGEDVMEKTYEIVKEKTQELLPQIANAKPGMQYLIVLRKT
- the LOC117127856 gene encoding F-box protein At2g21930-like; this translates as MSFDVRSEKFDVIRVPQGRARKFTSMTRYYGKLALIYTVYGKIGLWVLEDAEKNVWSSTFFDLPRLSGYNTKFQVFCAVDDGDDAGEFVLAPKELQESAFYVLYYDPKKKRVRKVDVEGITEHEELPLWDKDWKRRTMSIFPGQIENLMFL
- the LOC103837941 gene encoding putative F-box protein At5g44220, with product MKRKRERSKLANYRDVDQTSDAIVEATPTSPLTVSKQKNTSDETNSDPFPSDLLMEILKLFPVKTLARLTCVSKLWASTIRRQEFNKLWSSSNQQRRSSSSNTLIFAFKRDKGYGQDCFFFSSLQTKNPHEASVTAT